Proteins encoded in a region of the Vicia villosa cultivar HV-30 ecotype Madison, WI linkage group LG5, Vvil1.0, whole genome shotgun sequence genome:
- the LOC131607436 gene encoding uncharacterized protein LOC131607436 has translation MNAGDLHKVWEIKALKRKPGEEQAHKMLEKIAKQVQPIMHKHKWRVKLLSEFYPNNPSLLGLNVGAGIQVKLRLRRPNRDTDFYPYDQVLDTMLHELCHNAHGPHNSSFYKLWDELRKECEELMSKGITGSGEGFDLPGRRLGGYSRQPPLSSLRKTALSAAEKRSKLGSLLPSGPNRIGGDSVIMKALTPVQAAAMAAERRLQDDLWCGSQSCDPSDHGDGDYESTENRVNKEMIVGSSKPTENSTLALVPTSRKRSRGKDSSLPLHSSSNHKFVDLTEDTPKKGFVNENQSESQRRSFGLEITPYSQSSSQAGSTSANLPSSSGSLSGDDRTLQSEENAMWQCLTCTLLNKSLAPICELCGTQQPRDVTTKHNTWSCKFCTLENSAKLERCSACDQWRYSNGPNLGP, from the exons ATGAACGCAGGTGACCTACACAAGGTTTGGGAAATCAAAGCTCTGAAGAGAAAGCCAGGGGAAGAGCAAGCTCACAAGATGTTGGAGAAGATTGCCAAACAGGTTCAGCCCATCATGCACAAACACAAATGGAGGGTCAAACTTCTCTCCGAGTTCTA CCCAAACAATCCATCTCTTCTGGGATTGAATGTTGGAGCTGGTATTCAGGTTAAGTTGCGGCTACGGAGGCCAAACAGGGATACAGACTTTTATCCATATGATCAAGTTTTAGATACGATGCTTCATGAGCTTTGTCATAATGCACATGGTCCTCATAATAGCAGCTTCTACAAGCTTTGGGATGAACTTAGAAAG GAATGTGAAGAGTTGATGTCTAAGGGGATAACTGGCTCTGGGGAAGGGTTTGATCTCCCAGGAAGGCGCTTGGGTGGCTATTCTCGTCAACCTCCACTCTCATCTCTACGTAAAACTGCACTTTCAGCTGCAGAAAAGAGATCAAAGTTGGGATCTCTTCTTCCATCTGGACCAAATCGTATTGGTGGTGATAGTGTTATAATGAAGGCACTTACTCCAGTACAAGCAGCTGCGATGGCTGCAGAAAGAAGATTACAGGATGACTTATGGTGTGGTTCCCAATCATGTGATCCTTCAGATCATGGAGATGGTGACTATGAATCTACTGAAAACCGTGTAAACAAGGAGATGATTGTGGGAAGCTCAAAACCAACTGAAAATTCTACTCTAGCTTTGGTTCCGACATCTCGAAAAAGAAGCCGTGGCAAGGATTCAAGTTTACCACTTCATTCATCTAGTAACCATAAATTTGTTGATTTGACAGAGGACACACCAAAAAAGGGATTTGTCAATGAAAATCAGTCTGAGTCTCAACGAAGAAGTTTTGGATTAGAAATCACTCCATATTCTCAATCGAGTTCTCAAGCAGGATCTACTTCTGCAAACTTACCAAGTTCATCTGGGTCACTATCTGGTGATGATAGAACACTTCAGTCTGAAGAAAATGCAATGTGGCAGTGTCTGACATGCACTCTGTTGAATAAA TCATTAGCCCCTATATGTGAATTGTGTGGCACACAACAGCCGAGAGATGTTACTACCAAGCACAACACTTGGTCTTGTAAATTTTGCACGTTGGAGAACAGTGCGAAGTTGGAGAGATGCTCAGCCTGTGACCAATGGAGATACTCGAATGGCCCCAATCTTGGCCCTTGA
- the LOC131607437 gene encoding leucine--tRNA ligase, cytoplasmic-like produces the protein MAKDGGNKFARRDRLREIEAKVQQWWEQEQVFKSEPGEKPPEPGQKFFGTLPFPYMNGYLHLGHAFSLSKLEFAAAFHRLCGANVLLPFAFHCTGMPIQAAAGKLAREIQQFGNPPVFPDEVEEQSVGDENESGAPAKFKGKKSKVAAKSSGQAYQWEILRSVGISDAEIPEFRDPYKWLSYFPPLAMEDLKAFGLGCDWRRSFVTTDMNPYFDSFVRWQMRKLKSLGKVVKDVRYTIFSPLDGQPCGDHDRASGEGAQPQEYTIIKMELVSPFPKKFKVLEGKKVFLAAATLRPETMYGQTNAWVLPDGKYGAFEINETEIFVMTRRAALNLAYQNHSRVPQKPTCLLELTGHDLIGLPLKSPLSFNEIIYALPMLSILMDKGTGLVTSVPSDAPDDYMALHDLKSNPAFREKYGVKDEWVLPFEIVPIIDVPSFGNKSAETVCLQLEIKSQNEKDKLEKAKKETYLKGFNEGTMIVGEFSGKKVQEAKPLIRSKLLKTGQAIVYSEPEKRVMSRSGDECVVALTDQWYITYGESEWKKLADECLSNMSLYSEKTRHEFQHSLGWLNQWACSRSFGLGTRIPWDEQFLVESLSDSTIYMAYYTIAHYLQDGDMYGSSESSIKPQHLTDDVWDYIFCDGPLPKAIDISSSLLERMKLEFEYWYPFDLRVSGKDLISNHLTFCIYNHTAIMPKHHWPRGFRCNGHITLNSEKMSKSTGNFKTIRQAIEEFSADATRFSLADAGDGVDDANFVPETANQAILKLTKELAWYESILAAESSMRTGAPSTFADHVFANAINIAIKTTEQNYTNYMFREALKSGFNVLRTARDKYRSTYKDNIEDYNHDLVWRFMDVQTRLLAPICPHYAEFVWREILKKDGFVVKAGWPTVDAPDLTLKIANKYLQDSIARIRDSLPKKRNKKSAPVVTPAQIKGRCLVYVNEQYDGWKAECLGILQNSFNIDTRTFPPKSEIKEALQQIFIGKSLEFKQIQELCMPFLDTKMKEAIALGAQALDLRLPFGEVEFLRENSDLIMSRVSSKDVVVEDLDIVFAADADSVAKAGSLVTKLNQYPPSPGNPTSIFLPK, from the exons ATGGCTAAAGACGGTGGAAACAAATTCGCCCGTAGAGACCGTCTTCGCGAGATCGAAGCCAAAGTTCAACAATGGTGGGAACAAGAACAAGTTTTCAAATCTGAACCTGGTGAAAAGCCTCCCGAACCAGGTCAAAAATTCTTCGGGACTCTCCCTTTTCCTTACATGAACGGTTACTTGCACTTAGGTCACGCTTTTTCCCTTTCCAAACTTGAATTTGCCGCCGCGTTTCATCGTCTATGTGGTGCAAACGTGCTTTTGCCTTTCGCTTTTCATTGTACTGGTATGCCGATTCAGGCTGCTGCTGGTAAACTTGCTAGAGAGATTCAACAGTTTGGTAATCCTCCGGTTTTTCCTGATGAAGTTGAGGAACAGAGTGTTGGAGATGAGAATGAAAGTGGTGCTCCGGCTAAATTTAAAGGAAAGAAATCTAAGGTTGCTGCGAAATCGAGTGGACAGGCTTATCAATGGGAGATTTTGAGGAGTGTTGGGATATCTGATGCTGAGATTCCGGAGTTTCGAGATCCTTATAAGTGGTTATCTTATTTTCCGCCGTTGGCTATGGAGGATCTTAAGGCTTTTGGTTTGGGTTGTGATTGGAGAAGGTCGTTCGTTACGACCGATATGAATCCTTACTTTGATTCTTTTGTTAGGTGGCAGATGAGGAAATTGAAGTCGTTGGGGAAGGTTGTTAAGGATGTTAGGTATACAATTTTTTCACCTTTGGATGGACAACCCTGTGGTGATCATGATAGGGCTAGTGGGGAAGGTGCTCAGCCTCAAGAGTATACTATTATTAAGATGGAGTTGGTATCACCTTTTCCTAAAAAGTTTAAGGTTTTGGAAGGAAAGAAGGTTTTTCTTGCTGCGGCGACGTTGAGACCCGAGACTATGTATGGTCAAACAAATGCATGGGTGTTGCCTGATGGGAAATATGGTGCATTTGAAATTAATGAAACTGAGATTTTTGTTATGACGCGTCGGGCTGCTCTTAATCTTGCTTATCAGAATCACTCTAGGGTACCACAGAAACCAACTTGCTTGCTTGAGCTTACAGGTCATGATTTGATTGGACTTCCATTGAAATCTCCTCTTTCGTTTAATGAAATTATATATGCTCTCCCTATGTTGTCTATTTTGATGGATAAAGGTACCGGGTTGGTGACCAGTGTGCCTAGTGATGCTCCTGATGATTACATGGCATTGCATGATTTGAAATCAAACCCGGCGTTTAGGGAAAAGTATGGTGTGAAAGATGAATGGGTGTTGCCGTTTGAGATTGTGCCTATCATTGATGTTCCGTCGTTTGGAAATAAGTCCGCTGAGACGGTTTGCTTGCAGTTGGAAATTAAAAGTCAGAACGAGAAAGACAAGCTTGAAAAGGCCAAGAAGGAAACATACTTGAAAGGATTCAATGAGGGAACTATGATTGTTGGAGAATTTTCCGGGAAGAAAGTTCAGGAAGCTAAGCCCTTGATTAGGAGCAAGCTTTTGAAAACAG GTCAAGCTATTGTGTACAGTGAGCCCGAGAAGCGGGTGATGTCAAGATCTGGTGATGAATGTGTTGTAGCTCTGACAGATCAGTGGTACATTACATACGGGGAATCAGAATGGAAGAAGTTAGCTGATGAATGCCTGTCTAACATGAGCCTGTATTCCGAGAAGACGCGACATGAATTTCAGCATAGCTTAGGCTGGTTGAACCAGTGGGCTTGCTCACGATCATTTGGTCTTGGGACACGCATACCATGGGATGAACAGTTCCTAGTTGAGTCTTTATCGGATTCTACCATTTACATGGCTTATTACACTATTGCACATTATTTGCAGGATGGTGACATGTATGGATCCAGTGAATCATCTATCAAACCTCAACATCTGACTGATGATGTCTGGGATTATATTTTCTGCGATGGGCCTCTCCCTAAGGCCATCGATATTTCGTCTTCCCTTTTAGAAAGAATGAAGCTCGAGTTTGAGTACTGGTATCCATTTGATCTCAGGGTTTCTGGTAAAGATCTTATCTCAAATCACCTTACCTTCTGCATTTACAACCATACTGCAATTATGCCCAAACATCACTGGCCGCGTGGGTTTAGATGCAATGGCCACATAACGCTCAATTCGGAGAAAATGTCCAAGTCCACTGGAAATTTCAAAACTATTCGTCAGGCAATTGAGGAGTTTTCTGCTGATGCTACACGGTTCTCTTTGGCTGATGCTGGTGATGGTGTTGATGATGCAAATTTTGTCCCTGAGACAGCAAATCAGGCAATTCTCAAGCTCACCAAAGAGCTTGCATGGTATGAATCAATTTTGGCTGCAGAGTCTTCTATGAGAACGGGTGCCCCGTCTACTTTTGCTGATCATGTGTTTGCCAATGCAATAAACATTGCCATCAAAACAACTGAGCAAAATTACACCAACTACATGTTTCGAGAAGCCCTTAAGAGTGGCTTTAATGTTCTTCGGACTGCAAGGGATAAGTATAGATCGACATATAAGGATAATATAGAAGATTACAATCATGACTTGGTGTGGCGTTTTATGGATGTACAGACACGTCTTTTGGCACCTATCTGTCCACATTATGCAGAGTttgtttggagagagattttgaaGAAGGATGGTTTTGTGGTGAAGGCAGGTTGGCCAACAGTGGATGCTCCTGACCTTACACTAAAGATTGCCAACAAATATCTACAGGATTCTATTGCGCGGATTAGGGATTCGCttccaaagaaaagaaataagaaatcCGCTCCAGTTGTAACGCCAGCACAAATCAAGGGAAGATGCTTGGTATATGTGAATGAGCAATATGACGGCTGGAAAGCTGAGTGCCTTGGTATTCTCCAAAATAGCTTTAACATAGATACTCGAACTTTTCCTCCAAAGTCAGAAATAAAGGAGGCTTTACAACAGATTTTTATAGGTAAATCTTTGGAATTTAAACAAATTCAGGAGTTATGTATGCCTTTCTTGGATACTAAGATGAAAGAAGCAATTGCACTTGGGGCACAGGCCTTGGATTTGAGATTGCCATTTGGTGAAGTTGAGTTTCTTAGGGAAAACTCAGACTTGATTATGAGTCGGGTAAGTTCAAAAGATGTGGTTGTAGAAGATTTGGATATTGTATTTGCTGCAGATGCTGATTCTGTGGCTAAAGCTGGATCTCTTGTAACTAAATTAAACCAGTATCCTCCATCCCCTGGAAATCCTACTTCCATCTTCTTACCTAAATAA
- the LOC131602613 gene encoding uncharacterized protein LOC131602613 yields MAVDDSCFVEWKEQFVSQERGHRVVHYYLKDSAGESFLAVVGTERSVRHMCYVIAEDFLEICGMEGLFPPGFKWRSRREVVDWLTSMLSKQHLQGERSVRPAHNLELAHEITNGNVEEVTGVSAQMVDDMDFPKSNSKLFNSDIVWSGLAWTCGKQLKHYPAFCRNGIQIGIQSFVFVMGNGENHYVAYLDDMYEDRRGLKKVKVRWFHHNQEVKGAIPVRNPHPREVFITSYSQVISAECVDGPATVLTREHYEKCTPYFSPSSIDRIHLCFRQLKGNKVKPFDLSKLRGYYTQPALSSLLVDSIPNAEAHSNSLTGEDEDLDVGDDTKRGAKRSRSVKDSPPSCNGRQGVRKLIRSNQIMGYQTFQVVNYVRPDRRLLSLKPIECQHWYNPVYKVDDKIELLCQDSGIRGCWFRCTILQVARKKLKVLYDDVQDEDGSGNLEEWVPAFRLAKPDKLGMRQPGRLTIRPAPPFEEQEAIVEVGTAVDAWWSDGWWEGVVTSIDNCGDDSVQVYFPGESLQMTVHKKDLRISRDWFDDTWISIKAKPDITPTILTSDSFNTNLSLSPSMAKEENSNGFANSCHDIPASEKSNEGDIFEEKLVCRDIAEDEACLQNDNSPSEKNTQVGDIEDNGCNDDKDNSENDDNRNDYSENRDVEVIGTSGVDCKGAQLMEVAV; encoded by the exons ATGGCGGTAGATGATTCGTGTTTTGTTGAATGGAAAGAACAATTTGTTTCGCAAGAGCGCGGTCATCGTGTGGTTCACTATTACCTAAAGGATTCTGCTGGAGAATCATTCCTTGCAGTTGTTGGCACTGAGAGGAGTGTTAGACACATGTGCTATGTTATTGCTGAGGATTTCCTTGAAATATGTGGAATGGAGGGTTTGTTTCCACCGGGTTTTAAATGGAGATCTAGAAGAGAAGTGGTCGATTGGCTGACTTCGATGTTATCAAAGCAGCATCTGCAGGGTGAGAGAAGCG TAAGGCCTGCTCATAATTTGGAACTAGCTCATGAGATCACAAATGGTAATGTTGAAGAAGTTACCGGTGTTTCTGCCCAAATGGTGGATGACATG GACTTTCCAAAGAGTAACTCCAAATTATTCAATTCAGACATCGTTTGGTCAGGACTCGCGTGGACATGCGGCAAACAACTCAAGCATTATCCCGCTTTTTGCAGGAACGGCATCCAAATAGGG attcagtcCTTTGTTTTTGTCATGGGCAACGGAGAGAACCATTATGTTGCATATTTAGACGATATGTATGAAGATAGAAGGGGGCTGAAAAAGGTAAAAGTAAGGTGGTTTCATCATAATCAGGAAGTCAAGGGTGCAATTCCCGTACGAAATCCTCACCCTCGGGAAGTTTTCATTACATCTTATTCTCAAGTCATCAGTGCCGAGTGTGTTGATGGACCTGCCACAGTCTTAACTCGCGAACACTACGAAAAATGCACACCTTATTTTTCACCCTCTTCGATAGACAGAATACATTTATGCTTTAGGCAATTAAAAGGCAACAAAGTCAAGCCCTTCGACTTAAGTAAACTGCGTGGCTACTATACTCAGCCAGCTCTTTCTTCCTTGCTCGTTGATAGTATCCCCAACGCGGAGGCCCACAGCAACAGCCTCAcgggagaagatgaagatttggATGTCGGCGATGATACAAAGCGAGGAGCCAAAAGGAGTAGAAGCGTTAAGGATTCTCCTCCTTCTTGTAATGGTCGACAAGGGGTTAGAAAGTTGATTAGAAGTAATCAAATAATGGGATATCAAACTTTCCAGGTTGTGAATTATGTGAGGCCGGATAGGAGATTGCTTTCGCTAAAACCTATTGAATGTCAACATTGGTATAACCCAGTTTACAAGGTTGATGACAAGATAGAGTTGCTCTGTCAAGATAGTGGCATCCGAGGTTGCTGGTTCAGGTGTACGATTTTACAGGTTGCTCGGAAAAAGCTGAAAGTCCTATATGATGATGTTCAGGATGAAGATGGAAGTGGAAATCTTGAG GAGTGGGTCCCTGCTTTTAGGTTGGCCAAGCCTGATAAACTTGGGATGAGACAACCTGGCCGACTAACGATAAGGCCAGCTCCACCTTTTGAAGAACAAGAAGCGATTGTTGAGGTTGGAACTGCCGTTGATGCATGGTGGAGTGATGGCTGGTGGGAGGGTGTTGTAACTTCAATTGACAACTGTGGCGATGACAGCGTTCAAGTCTACTTTCCCG GTGAAAGCTTGCAAATGACAGTACATAAAAAGGATTTAAGAATATCTAGAGATTGGTTCGATGACACGTGGATTAGTATAAAGGCAAAGCCTGATATAACCCCAACTATATTAACTTCTGATAGCTTTAACACGAATCTCTCCTTGTCTCCATCCATGGCTAAAGAGGAAAACTCTAATGGTTTTGCTAATTCATGTCATGACATTCCTGCTAGTGAGAAGTCTAACGAAGGCGATATTTTTGAAGAGAAACTTGTTTGCAGGGATATTGCTGAAGATGAGGCTTGTCTCCAAAATGATAATTCTCCTTCAGAAAAAAATACTCAAGTTGGTGATATCGAAGATAATGGTTGTAATGATGATAAAGACAACAGTGAGAATGATGATAACAGGAATGATTATAGTGAGAATAGGGATGTAGAGGTGATTGGGACTTCTGGAGTTGACTGTAAAGGTGCACAACTAATGGAAGTGGCAGTGTGA
- the LOC131607438 gene encoding uncharacterized protein LOC131607438, with protein MTSTTNCVHVLSLFVIVTISMFTVTIANKDWPSFGNFNYTDWWSRFGNHNHQINKTEQESKNINVGGSQNWQFGYNYSDWAIKSGPFYLNDTLVFKYDAPNATTFPHSVYIYSSWRSFVKCDVKKAKMVANHTQGVGEGFKFVLNKWKPYYFSCGEKNGLHCNIGQMKFSIMPMMRPFWPSSP; from the exons ATGACCTCCACCACCAACTGTGTTCACGTACTCTCCTTATTTGTTATAGTAACCATTTCAATGTTTACTGTTACTATAGCTAACAAGGACTGGCCTTCCTTTGGCAACTTTAACTACACTGATTGGTGGTCTAGATTTGGAAACCATAATCATCAAATAAATAAGACTGAGCAAGAATCCAAGAACATCAACGTTGGTGGCTCTCAAAATTGGCAATTTGGCTATAACTACTCTGATTGGGCTATCAAAAGTGGCCCTTTCTACCTCAATGATACTCTCG TTTTCAAGTATGATGCTCCAAATGCAACTACTTTCCCACATAGCGTTTATATATATTCAAGTTGGAGAAGCTTCGTGAAGTGTGATGTTAAGAAGGCTAAGATGGTTGCCAATCACACACAAGGTGTCGGAGAGGGATTCAAGTTCGTGTTAAACAAATGGAAGCCTTATTACTTTTCATGCGGTGAGAAAAATGGATTACATTGCAACATTGGACAAATGAAGTTTTCTATTATGCCAATGATGCGTCCCTTCTGGCCATCATCACCTTGA
- the LOC131607439 gene encoding uncharacterized protein LOC131607439, which produces MASTTKCVHVLTLFVILTISMFTVTIANKDWPSFGNFNYTDWWSRFGNHNHQMNKTQQESKNINVGGSQNWQFGYNYSDWAIKSGPFYLNDTLVFKYDAPNATTFPHSVYMYSSWRSFVKCDVKKAKMLANHTQGVGQGFKFVLNKWKPYYFSCGEKNGLHCNIGQMKFSIMPMIRPFWPSSP; this is translated from the exons ATGGCCTCCACCACCAAGTGTGTTCATGTACTCACCTTATTTGTTATTCTAACCATTTCAATGTTTACCGTTACTATAGCAAACAAGGACTGGCCCTCCTTTGGTAATTTTAACTACACTGATTGGTGGTCCAGATTTGGAAACCACAATCATCAAATGAATAAGACACAACAAGAATCCAAGAACATCAACGTTGGTGGCTCTCAAAATTGGCAATTTGGCTATAACTACTCCGATTGGGCTATCAAGAGTGGTCCTTTCTACCTCAATGATACTCTCG TTTTCAAGTATGATGCTCCAAATGCAACTACTTTCCCACATAGCGTTTATATGTATTCAAGTTGGAGAAGCTTCGTGAAGTGTGATGTTAAGAAGGCTAAGATGCTTGCCAATCACACACAAGGTGTTGGACAGGGATTTAAGTTCGTCTTGAACAAATGGAAGCCTTATTACTTTTCATGCGGTGAGAAAAATGGATTACATTGCAACATTGGACAAATGAAGTTTTCTATTATGCCAATGATACGTCCCTTCTGGCCATCATCCCCTTGA